atcgctcaagattcgttcaaacaaattttcaaatgaaaatcattgtgtataaatgctaccatcgttaggTTTTCGgacgaatgatgatttttagttcagcgtGGGAACCATCCTTAGGCCAGCTTGCAGATAGCAGGaaccgcatgctgtgattctctgcaggagtgctgataacattgttttcagctgctgtcctggggaagaacaatgcagctgtatgcagataacagaccacctgctgttatctgcataaagCAAATGAagtttcatttaaatgcaaatgaagctaacaaGCtaataataggcattagtgccaattcctagttatgcaaagtgatcactcaaactgtctattgagcaaattttgagcaatcatctttgcatgtaaatgaagcttaAGCCATCTAGGTTGCTACCACCCATAATCATTCAGTTCTTGTAAAACTATCTGCCATTAGAATTACAGGCCTCAGATTAGAAACCAATCTTCTAAATCCTAGTGATAGCTGTATTACTCAGCACTTTGCACTAAAGTAAACACAATTTAAGTAGCTTTCATATGGACATATTTTGGTTTGAAATGTTCAAAAAGCAtttactcctggttttggcttacaaatacttataaaaaactctaACCAAAGTACACCGATGTTGTTTATTTCATGTCCTAAGGTAGGTCTGACAAGGGCATAACATAGCCACTACAAGCAGCATTACAATCAGTATTTTGGGAACTGAGAAATTTTGGCAATAATTACAATAAGCACAGAGAGAGGGAGCAGGGAAAAGCCCGCTGGAAGCAAAATAATATACACCTCCTGGCATATGTTGTGAAGTTTTTTACGTTCACATAAATAATGGTAATTTATAAAACATGCAAAAATGATCAAtgcatataatttatttatttattcaaatATATCTGCTTCATACCTGTATAATATTGGTAGGATTCAGATCATTGCTGGAAGAATCATTCACAGCTGTAGATTCATCAGTGTCTATGAGATTCTCTGTAGGGACGTTCTGCACTGGTTTCAGATAAGCAATTTCATTCTGCTTTGAGTCCAtagtcacacacacatcatatgAGAATGGGAAAGgcaaacttgtatcactgatctCAGATGGACATCCCAAGGTGAACTGAGGATAGACATTTCTGCTATATGCTCCATAGGTTGTTGGAGTGTTAGATTTCCTGCATTTCAAAACTATGGTAATCAACACTGTTGCTACAAAAAGAATTGAAATAAAACCAATGGATACAACCAGATAGAATGTTACATTGGAAGAAGTATGTAACACATTGGGTTGGCGCTTTATCTCAGGTACAATCTCCTGAAAGTTTTCAGCCACAACTAAATGAACTGAAACAGTACATGACAAAGGTGGGACTCCATTATCCTTCACCAGAACCACAATCTTTTGTCTTAAGGTATCTCTGTCTGGAAGATCTCTTCCAATCCTGATTTCACCAGTAAATAGACCAATGGTGAATATTGTTGGATCAGGAGCTTGTATTAAGTGATAGGAGAGCCAGGCGTTGTGTCCAGAGTCAGCGTCCACTGCAATCACTTTGGTGACTAAATAACCTTTCTCAGCAGAGTGAGGAATAAACTCAAATAATGCCGACCCCTCAGTGTCTGGTGATGGGTAGAGGATCTTAGGGGCATTATCATTCTTATCAATGATACATATCCTCACTGTGACATTACTGCTTAGAGGAGGAGATCCGCTGTCTTTAGCCATCACCTGGAACTGGAATTCCCGCAACTGTTCATAGTCAAATGATCTCTGGGCATAAATTACCCCAGTCATTGAGTTGATGGAAATATAAGATGACACTGGAATCTCTTCTACATTGCTGTTTAGAATGCTGTAAGTAATTTTCCCATTTTCATCAGAATCATTATCTGAAGCTCGGATAGTTTGTATTGATGTACCTGGTTGATTATTTTCTCCAATATACAGAATGTAGTTCATCTTCTCAAAAACCGGAGCATTGTCATTCACATCTGAGATGTTGAGGTGAAAGGTTTTGTTGGTAGACAATGCAGGAGATCCGCTATCCATACACTGTATTGTCACATTGTAGGAAGGATTTCTTTCTCGGTCTATGGTACCTGCAGTTACTAGTTTATAGTAACTACTGGAGGATGGAATTAGCTGAAAAGCCAAAGTGTCTGAGATATGACAAACAACTTCACTATTCATCCCAGAGTCCAAGTCACGGACATTGATTAATGCTATGATTGTCCCTGGCGGTGAATCCTCTTGAATTGATGATGCAATAGATTTCATCATTATTTTTGGGGCAttgtcattgacatcaatgacttGTATTGACACCTTGCAATGTGTCACATGACCTCCACCATCTTTGGCCTCTACAGTCATTTCATAGGTATCCGACTTTTCAAAATccaaatttttaaataatttaatatCCCCATTTAATGAATCTATAGTAAATAATTGGCGTGCATTGTCAGAAATATGACTAAAAGAATAAGTTATTTGAGCATTAGAGCCTTCATCTTCATCAGTTGCATTCAAGCGAATTACAAGGGATCCAATAGCTGCATTTTCATGTAACCTTATATGATATGTATCTTGACTAAACATAGGCAGGTTGTCattaaaatcctgaacaatgatcTTCACTGTAGCAGTACTTGATTTCTGTGGGTTCCCTCCATCCAAAGCTGTTAATATTAACTCATAGAAGCTTTGTTTCTCTCTGTCCAGTGATTTTTCTAGTATAATTTCTGGGTATTTAATTCCATCTGCTGTAGCTTTTTCTCCAAGGCCAAAGTTTTCATTGCCACTCAGCGTATAACTTTGTACAGAGTTGGTGCCTAAATCTGGATCTTGCGCATTCCCCAAGGCAAAGCGGGCACCAGGAGAGGTCACTTCACTGATTTCTAAATCAAAATGCTTTTTTGAAAATATCGGTGCATTATCATTCACATCCTGGATTTCAATGGTGATTGTATACAAATTCAAAGGATTTTCAATCATGGCTTCTAGGTTTAGAAAGCAGTTCAGTTTAATTTCACATAATGTTTCTCTATCAATTCTGTCTGATAAAAATAAGTCCCCATTTTCCAAATTAACACTGAAATATTGTTTATTTGTCTGTGAGATAAGCTGGAATTTTCTATCAGCCAAGTTTTTTATATTTAATCCAAGATCTTTTGCCACATTCCCAATTACAGATCCCTGCTTCATTTCTTCAAGTACTGAATATTGTAACTGGCCATAGGTGTCACTGATAAAGAGGAAAATAAAGCCAAATACCTGATAGATTTGCCCCCTCTGTGTTCCTCTGTGTCTTGCTGTATCATTCATTTTCAGAAAGCTGTGATATTAAAGTTCTCTTTGGTAtaaatccacaaaaaaaaatatttgtcctAATTATGAAAAATCCTAAGGAAATATGCTTCTTGGAGTCCAGATTGCAATGTGTTCTCTGGAAATATAATAGTGCTTCCCTATATCCTACAGTGTGAGATTACAGTCACAGTTACTAGATTTTCTTTGTATCTTggcttaaaaattttttaaacagtCTTATACTGCCACTTGGAGTTCAAATGTGAGAACTGCAGTTGCTTTGGAATTGAACTAGTTTACAGTGTTATATTTGCATTTCTATGCTTTTTATCGTATTTAAATGACAGTAAAGTATATTTCCATTATTAAGAGTGTATAAATACAATAGAATAATATTTCTAGATCAAAACTAAGATTTTTACAGATTGAAAAAAGAACATATTAATAGGAAATAATATATGAATGGAGTATCTAATAAatcgtttgttttttatttttgtaattacaGTATATTCATTTCATTCTTAGACATTTCTGAAGCATTTTCAGTTATAATCTGAGCCTTTTATAAAAtgatatgaagaaaaaaaaatagtatctGTGCAGGTCACTTATAACATTTACCTAAATATGATTGTGGCCTAGCCAGACATTATGTAGGGCTCAGCAATAGCAATGCACTGACCTTCTCCTTAAATATTTGCCTATAACTATTCTGAATCACAAAGGATTCCAAAGTTTCACCAGAAAAGACAATTTAGTTCCAAAACTTCCCCTGttgttttattcaatttttttcataaaaaatacatttccttATTTCTCATGTTAACAACTATATAAAGTACCCAAATTACTGCAGTTTTCTACAGTGACTCTCAAAATAGGTTGACATGTCCTGCTTTGATgagatcactttttattttgtggTTTTTCATCTCATCATGAAAGAGCTGGATTATTAAAAGAGAATACCTCTATTATAAGACCAGaggctcctctcccccccccccccccccccgcacagggACTATTGGTCATGACGCAGAGAATGCCAACTGTACTCTATCTATTTCTTAACTTTATACGGGTGCTAACTATGAAGCAAGTCTTAGCCGCTGCTGTTATAGCAGATCAAGAAAGAGGATTGGCCCCAcattcatgaaaaaaacataaTAGAAATAAAagagtcagaaaataaaaacagattacaatagAATTATAGAGACAATTCAGTTGATCCTCTCCCTCCTCTAACAGTAGAACCGGCATGGCACAGGGCATACTCACTGCATACTCTCTTAAAAGTCAGAGTCATTTTCCGACTTAGTTTTCCTATACCCAGAAGCTTACTATGACTGTCACTGTCCATATGGCAGCAGTCACTGGCAAGGGAAACAAAATGGCTAGCTTAAGTGATTAGCCTGGCTGCTTCGCTGGGCACACCATTCCACCACAATAGCCATGCGTTGCTTCAGTCCTTTAGTCAATAAGAGCCTTTGCTACCTTTTGAAGACAACGTTTTACTGGAGTAAGCTACGAACTATTTAGGAATGGAGAAGGAACATCTTGCAAGAAATTGCTGCAATGACACTGCGCGTGCTAACCAGAGCGTTCAGTAATGAGGAGTGTTCAGTTCAGGCGTGCTTTACCACAAACGGGGAACAATTCCAGCACATGTTTTGATGGGttcctgatagagatgagcgagcaccaaaatgctcgggtgctcgttactcaagttgaacttcccgcgatgctcgagggt
The nucleotide sequence above comes from Eleutherodactylus coqui strain aEleCoq1 chromosome 2, aEleCoq1.hap1, whole genome shotgun sequence. Encoded proteins:
- the LOC136609944 gene encoding protocadherin gamma-B7-like; its protein translation is MNDTARHRGTQRGQIYQVFGFIFLFISDTYGQLQYSVLEEMKQGSVIGNVAKDLGLNIKNLADRKFQLISQTNKQYFSVNLENGDLFLSDRIDRETLCEIKLNCFLNLEAMIENPLNLYTITIEIQDVNDNAPIFSKKHFDLEISEVTSPGARFALGNAQDPDLGTNSVQSYTLSGNENFGLGEKATADGIKYPEIILEKSLDREKQSFYELILTALDGGNPQKSSTATVKIIVQDFNDNLPMFSQDTYHIRLHENAAIGSLVIRLNATDEDEGSNAQITYSFSHISDNARQLFTIDSLNGDIKLFKNLDFEKSDTYEMTVEAKDGGGHVTHCKVSIQVIDVNDNAPKIMMKSIASSIQEDSPPGTIIALINVRDLDSGMNSEVVCHISDTLAFQLIPSSSSYYKLVTAGTIDRERNPSYNVTIQCMDSGSPALSTNKTFHLNISDVNDNAPVFEKMNYILYIGENNQPGTSIQTIRASDNDSDENGKITYSILNSNVEEIPVSSYISINSMTGVIYAQRSFDYEQLREFQFQVMAKDSGSPPLSSNVTVRICIIDKNDNAPKILYPSPDTEGSALFEFIPHSAEKGYLVTKVIAVDADSGHNAWLSYHLIQAPDPTIFTIGLFTGEIRIGRDLPDRDTLRQKIVVLVKDNGVPPLSCTVSVHLVVAENFQEIVPEIKRQPNVLHTSSNVTFYLVVSIGFISILFVATVLITIVLKCRKSNTPTTYGAYSRNVYPQFTLGCPSEISDTSLPFPFSYDVCVTMDSKQNEIAYLKPVQNVPTENLIDTDESTAVNDSSSNDLNPTNIIQV